The Lytechinus variegatus isolate NC3 chromosome 1, Lvar_3.0, whole genome shotgun sequence nucleotide sequence GCTTTATGTGTGAGCAATAAAAGTGCCCATTGTTTCTTTTTAGTGCCCTTTTTTAATCAGAGcccccttttacccaagaaTGTGCCCCTTTACCTAaaaaggacccgttttatgtgtaCACAAGTGCACCTTTCCTTTTTGTAAGTGCCCCTTTTTCGTATCAGTACCCCCTTTTCCCCTAGAAAAGTGCCtctcacgaacgtgttctgcCCCCTTTTCTATTTGAGGACTCGTTTTATGCCGTTTGCAAGTGCCCCTTGTCTTCTTATAGGTGccctttctcatattttcaCCCGAGAAGGGCTCATTTTTAACGAGTGCCCCTTTggaacaagaaaacaatattctaagttttatattttactatacttatgaaggaaaaaaacTTGTAAGGAAAATCCTACGTGCCTTATGAAAGTTTAACGAGTCATGTGAGAGGTGGTAGATAAGCAGTGGCGTACATTATAGAGGGGGTCTTGCCCCCTCCTCATATTTTTAAAGACCAAGcgaaaacaagagaaaaaaagagaagggtgaaatatgtttttttctgattattagttgtcaaaatctatcacaaaattggaatttcgtcataaaaatgtcaaaatttttgctcgctcgcaacctCTTATAAATTTACGTGATACgacatatctagccccctcaaaTTCCTCAAGCTCATTACACCACTGTAGATtagacattttttctttgttttaagataGTGCCTTTTCGAAAGAAAATGGGCCCTTTTTTCCTGTACCCCCTTCCCCCAAAGCTTAACTTCGCTCCGACGCCCCTGTGTCACGTTCCTCGCAAGCAAGTTCAACTTCTTCAATAGCTTTGAGTAACTTGGTTAGACTCTCCTGGTTCTCATTTATCTGCTTTTCTTTGGCATCATAAGCTTGTTTAGTCTCCTCCTGGACCTTATCCAAGGCCGCGTGGACACGAGCACGATGTTCTTCGATGTTCTTAATCCCGTTCGGGTTTTCCTTAATTTTGGCCATCGTGGCCCTGAACTGCTGCATGATGTCACCCACCTTCAGCCGCATGTCTTCCTCGATGTCATCCACCGAAGGATTAACAAAGTTGATATTCTTGAGGATCTCGTTCAACAGTTGTATCTCGTGTCCTATGAACCCGGACTTCTTCTGATGGCTCTCCAAGCATTGCTTACACATGAACTTCTCACAATTTCTGCAGAGATACTTCGCCAGTACCTCAAGCTCGCAAGTATCGCATTTGACAGTCCGCTGCTGAGGTCGTCGCGACGGCCCTCCAGATTTTCCGTAGAGGCCGTATATGAAATCATTGAGGGCGTGGTTGGACGAGAGTGCATCCACTCGCTTTCTCTTCCAAGGTGTGAGCTTCCTACAGACCGGACACACAATGTGATTGAGTTGATAGTTGGCCATGTCGTATCGTTTCAGACATCTTCGACAAAAGCTGTGACCGCAGCCGGTTAGGAGCGTGGCGTCTTTGAAGATATCAAGGCACATAGGACAAGTCAGCCCCTTCGTATAGCTATCACCAGAACCCTGGTTGCGTTCCGCCATGATGTATATACACGCTGTAATAACTTATACTATTCAGGTGTTCAGATAGAAACACTGTTTTTACTATGGCATGAATCA carries:
- the LOC121424575 gene encoding E3 ubiquitin-protein ligase Midline-1-like — its product is MAERNQGSGDSYTKGLTCPMCLDIFKDATLLTGCGHSFCRRCLKRYDMANYQLNHIVCPVCRKLTPWKRKRVDALSSNHALNDFIYGLYGKSGGPSRRPQQRTVKCDTCELEVLAKYLCRNCEKFMCKQCLESHQKKSGFIGHEIQLLNEILKNINFVNPSVDDIEEDMRLKVGDIMQQFRATMAKIKENPNGIKNIEEHRARVHAALDKVQEETKQAYDAKEKQINENQESLTKLLKAIEEVELACEERDTGASERS